The following proteins are co-located in the Scomber scombrus chromosome 2, fScoSco1.1, whole genome shotgun sequence genome:
- the LOC133988709 gene encoding ras-related protein Rab-33B-like has protein sequence MESSLEFSNSLGSVSSLLTRSRTFKVLVIGDSGVGKTCLTHRLCAGQFLSRPEATIGVDFRERMLDIDGEKIKLQLWDTAGQERFRKSMVQHYYRNVHAVLFLYDVSCPSSFNSLASWIEEFRQHSLGQEIPRFLVGNKSDLRDLSRANDQVSQERAMSFAKAHNMMFFETSAKNPPNKHINRQQGDGQAPYQQDKVEDIVIAVGAKLKRQKKPSTANALAYSGSFKVLNKKRPEKEVWTCC, from the exons ATGGAGTCATCTCTGGAGTTTTCCAACTCTTTGGGCAGCGTGTCTTCACTGCTGACTCGCAGTCGGACCTTTAAGGTGCTGGTGATTGGAGACTCCGGGGTCGGGAAGACCTGCCTCACGCACCGACTCTGCGCCGGGCAGTTCCTCAGCAGACCAGAGGCCACCATCGGGGTGGACTTCCGTGAGAGAATGCTTGATATTGATGGAGAGAAGATTAAG CTTCAGCTGTGGGACACGGCAGGACAGGAGCGTTTCCGTAAGTCCATGGTGCAACACTACTACCGTAATGTCCACGCAGTGCTCTTCTTATATGATGTCAGCTGCCCTTCCAGCTTCAACAGCCTCGCCTCCTGGATAGAAGAGTTCAGGCAGCACTCCCTCGGCCAGGAAATCCCCAG ATTCCTGGTGGGGAACAAGAGTGATCTCCGTGACCTTAGCAGGGCCAATGACCAGGTGAGCCAGGAGCGGGCAATGAGCTTTGCCAAGGCCCACAACATGATGTTTTTTGAGACATCCGCCAAGAACCcgccaaacaaacacattaacagacAACAAGGTGACGGGCAGGCGCCTTATCAGCAGGACAAAGTGGAAGACATTGTCATTGCTGTTGGTGCCAaactgaagagacagaagaaaccCTCAACGGCAAATGCCCTGGCGTACAGCGGCTCTTTTAAAGtcctaaacaaaaaaagaccGGAGAAAGAGGTTTGGACCTGCTGCTGA